One Dokdonia sp. Dokd-P16 genomic window carries:
- a CDS encoding two-component regulator propeller domain-containing protein, with translation MNIRFLLIVFFVSSIAVAQDFSEDWTAHFSYNQIVGITSGNEKVYVASENAVFIYNTLDGTTTNRTTVNGLSGNLISSIYYSESFDTLFVGYENGVIDVIVGNTSDVLTVVDIFNKPAIPPDRKRINHFEEYNGFVYIATGFGVSLYDVERLEFDDSYFIGNNGGLLDIGSTAILEPYIYAATTDGGLRRALVANDNLIDFNNWETTRNGAFEKVIEFDNNLYLQEDNGLLVSSNGLDFSVFQNFQTSIIDVQSSAENIIVTLNASVFLYDVTGTQVQNYGAIEDFIPKYTTAIIEDDAVFIGTLGSGVALINSTTSGDITRLLPNGPLENAHFDAAASAGSVWSVFGDYTVSYNPFPLKRQGISRYTEAEGWSFIPLEDFFGASNFVHIAINDQDPSRLYASSFNGGLVEIIDETPSILYDENNSPLLPVATTTNDVRVNGGAFDNEGNFWVTNARSVLGLQRVSPSGQFTPFNTEEILAGEDANLDAVAITPDGNIFVGTDRRGVIAFNPGTNAFARLAGEDGAGNLPIDDIRSLAVDRNGALWIGTRLGLRVLFGPSQLFENPQVSANAIIILQDGIAQELLNDQVVTDIIVDGANNKWLATADSGVFYVSPNGQETIFHFTTDNSPLPSNTVQSVAIDPETGSVYFGTIRGMVAFDGSSTAPAEDLEEVLVYPNPVRPGFNGNVRIEGLTANTNVKITDLVGNLVYEENTTGGSIEWDTTAFGRHKVASGVYLIIITGPPEELQETTIEKVMIIR, from the coding sequence GTGAACATACGTTTTCTTCTTATTGTATTCTTTGTTTCATCTATTGCGGTGGCACAAGATTTTTCTGAAGATTGGACAGCACATTTTTCTTATAACCAAATCGTGGGTATCACCTCAGGGAATGAGAAGGTGTATGTAGCATCTGAGAATGCGGTTTTTATTTATAATACACTAGATGGTACTACTACAAACCGAACTACGGTAAATGGTCTTTCTGGTAATTTAATCTCTTCTATATATTATAGTGAGAGTTTTGATACGCTCTTCGTAGGTTATGAAAATGGAGTGATAGATGTTATTGTAGGTAATACTTCTGATGTACTTACGGTTGTAGATATTTTTAATAAACCAGCCATTCCCCCAGATCGCAAGCGTATCAACCACTTTGAAGAATATAATGGGTTTGTTTATATAGCTACTGGCTTTGGGGTGTCACTTTATGATGTAGAGAGACTTGAGTTTGATGACTCCTATTTTATTGGTAATAATGGAGGACTTTTAGATATAGGTAGTACTGCGATTCTAGAGCCATATATTTATGCGGCAACTACAGATGGCGGACTGCGTAGGGCGCTCGTAGCAAACGACAACCTTATTGACTTTAATAACTGGGAGACAACTCGAAATGGCGCTTTTGAGAAGGTTATAGAATTTGACAATAATCTTTACTTACAAGAGGATAATGGTCTTCTAGTCTCATCTAACGGGTTAGATTTTTCTGTTTTTCAAAATTTTCAGACTTCCATTATAGATGTGCAATCTAGTGCAGAGAATATTATAGTCACACTCAACGCTAGTGTTTTTTTATATGATGTAACTGGTACGCAAGTTCAAAATTACGGAGCTATAGAAGATTTTATTCCTAAATATACCACTGCAATTATAGAAGATGATGCTGTGTTTATAGGCACTCTAGGGTCAGGTGTTGCTCTCATTAATAGCACAACCTCTGGAGATATAACCCGTTTATTGCCTAATGGGCCATTAGAAAATGCTCATTTTGACGCAGCAGCAAGTGCAGGTTCTGTGTGGTCTGTTTTTGGTGATTATACGGTATCGTACAATCCATTTCCACTTAAAAGACAAGGAATAAGTCGTTATACTGAAGCAGAGGGATGGAGTTTTATTCCGCTGGAAGATTTCTTTGGGGCGAGCAATTTTGTACACATTGCTATTAATGATCAAGATCCATCACGATTGTATGCTAGCTCTTTTAATGGAGGACTTGTAGAGATTATAGATGAAACTCCAAGTATTCTCTATGATGAAAATAATAGTCCGCTTTTACCAGTTGCCACTACGACAAATGATGTGAGAGTAAACGGAGGAGCATTTGATAATGAAGGTAATTTCTGGGTGACTAATGCACGTTCTGTATTAGGCTTACAAAGAGTTTCTCCTAGCGGACAGTTTACTCCGTTCAATACAGAAGAGATCCTTGCTGGTGAAGATGCAAACCTAGATGCAGTTGCTATTACCCCAGATGGTAATATTTTTGTGGGAACAGATAGAAGAGGTGTTATTGCTTTCAATCCAGGTACAAATGCGTTTGCTCGTCTAGCAGGCGAGGATGGCGCTGGAAACCTTCCCATAGATGATATACGATCACTAGCTGTAGATAGAAACGGAGCGCTCTGGATAGGCACAAGATTGGGTTTGCGAGTACTATTCGGGCCTTCTCAATTGTTTGAAAATCCTCAGGTAAGTGCAAATGCTATCATAATATTACAAGATGGTATTGCTCAAGAGCTACTTAATGATCAGGTAGTAACAGATATTATTGTAGATGGCGCAAATAATAAGTGGCTTGCCACTGCAGATTCAGGTGTGTTTTATGTGAGTCCTAATGGTCAAGAAACGATTTTTCATTTTACTACAGATAACTCACCACTTCCTTCAAATACAGTACAATCTGTAGCAATTGATCCGGAAACCGGTAGTGTGTACTTTGGAACGATAAGAGGAATGGTAGCTTTTGACGGCTCTTCCACAGCACCAGCCGAAGATCTTGAAGAAGTGCTCGTGTACCCAAACCCCGTAAGGCCTGGGTTTAACGGTAATGTGCGTATAGAAGGGCTTACTGCAAATACTAACGTGAAGATTACAGATCTAGTAGGTAATCTTGTTTATGAAGAAAATACCACGGGTGGAAGCATTGAGTGGGATACTACCGCTTTTGGGCGACATAAGGTTGCTTCTGGAGTATACCTCATCATTATTACGGGACCTCCAGAAGAGTTGCAAGAAACTACTATTGAGAAAGTCATGATCATTAGATAA
- the gdhA gene encoding NADP-specific glutamate dehydrogenase, translating into MSDSIKKFVDYVAKSNPNEPEFMQAVHEVAETVIPFIEKNPQYQGKKLLERMVEPERTIMFRVPWTDDSGEIQVNRGYRVEFNSAIGPYKGGLRFHPSVNLSILKFLGFEQVFKNSLTTLPMGGGKGGSDFDPKGKSDAEVMRFCQSFMSELSRHIGPNTDVPAGDIGVGGREIGYMFGQYKKLRNEFTGVLTGKGLSYGGSLMRPEATGYGDVYFAQSMLKTKGETFEGKTVAVSGSGNVAQYATEKVTQLGGKVITMSDSGGYIVDNDGIDAEKLAFIMELKNVKRGRISEYTEKYTSAEYHEGKRPWGTKVDVALPCATQNELDGDEAKTLVDNGCICVAEGANMPCTPEAIEVFHKAKILFSPGKASNAGGVATSGLEMSQNSLRYNWTAEEVDEKLHNIMLDIHEACVTYGKDEDGYVDYVKGANVAGFVKIADAMLAQGVV; encoded by the coding sequence ATGTCAGACAGCATTAAAAAATTTGTCGATTATGTTGCTAAGAGCAACCCAAACGAGCCTGAATTTATGCAGGCCGTTCACGAGGTAGCAGAAACTGTAATACCTTTCATAGAAAAGAATCCTCAATACCAAGGGAAGAAACTTCTTGAGCGTATGGTAGAGCCAGAGCGTACGATTATGTTTCGTGTGCCTTGGACGGATGATTCTGGAGAGATACAAGTAAATAGAGGATACCGTGTTGAGTTTAACAGCGCTATTGGTCCATATAAAGGTGGACTTCGTTTCCACCCATCTGTAAATCTTAGTATTCTTAAGTTCTTAGGTTTTGAGCAAGTTTTCAAAAACAGCCTTACAACATTACCTATGGGTGGTGGTAAAGGTGGATCTGATTTTGATCCAAAAGGAAAATCTGATGCAGAAGTAATGCGTTTTTGCCAAAGCTTTATGAGCGAGCTTTCTCGCCACATAGGCCCTAATACAGATGTGCCTGCGGGTGACATTGGAGTAGGTGGTCGCGAGATAGGATACATGTTTGGACAGTACAAGAAACTTCGTAATGAATTTACGGGAGTTCTTACTGGAAAAGGATTATCATACGGTGGTTCATTAATGAGACCAGAAGCAACAGGGTACGGAGACGTATATTTTGCACAAAGTATGCTTAAAACTAAAGGAGAAACTTTTGAAGGTAAAACAGTTGCAGTTTCTGGATCAGGAAATGTTGCTCAATATGCTACCGAAAAAGTAACTCAATTAGGTGGTAAAGTAATCACTATGTCAGACTCTGGAGGATATATCGTAGATAACGATGGTATTGATGCAGAGAAGCTAGCATTTATAATGGAGCTTAAAAATGTAAAACGTGGCCGTATAAGCGAGTACACAGAAAAGTATACTTCTGCAGAGTACCATGAAGGTAAGAGACCTTGGGGAACAAAAGTAGATGTAGCTTTGCCTTGTGCAACTCAAAATGAGCTTGACGGTGATGAAGCAAAAACATTAGTAGACAACGGATGTATCTGTGTTGCCGAAGGAGCAAACATGCCTTGTACACCAGAAGCAATTGAAGTATTCCACAAAGCAAAAATCTTGTTTTCACCTGGAAAAGCTTCAAACGCTGGAGGAGTTGCTACTTCTGGACTTGAAATGTCACAAAACAGTTTACGTTACAACTGGACAGCAGAAGAAGTAGATGAGAAACTACACAACATTATGCTTGATATACATGAAGCATGTGTAACTTATGGTAAAGATGAAGATGGTTACGTAGATTACGTAAAAGGAGCAAACGTTGCAGGATTTGTAAAAATCGCAGATGCAATGCTAGCACAAGGAGTAGTATAA
- a CDS encoding THC0290_0291 family protein: MKAKYLLLALLSFTMAHQSLNAQFGFSHELGVIAGPIAFQADYGERGNQETNIGNTGFGVGLVHYLNFSYQADCNCYSRYTYFNDHFKVRNEIDYHFTNLNNFGPETDDNDFGGLRLRNHKGKASVLEIGSHLEYYPLSIRDFAAGAFKFAPYVSLGAHFVSYNPSATTDLRADGNIFGQVLNPYTQDPFDTGPAIFDGFNVGDGEFGTGVDTRPGTTWAIAGSIGTRYKLGVLSDLNLDLRWHYYFSNWVDGLNPDPRPDNKVNDWIFWVNVGYIYYLD; encoded by the coding sequence ATGAAAGCCAAGTACCTACTGTTGGCATTGCTATCTTTTACGATGGCACATCAGAGCTTAAATGCTCAATTTGGATTTTCGCACGAACTTGGCGTGATTGCGGGTCCAATTGCATTTCAAGCAGATTATGGTGAACGTGGGAATCAAGAAACAAATATAGGGAATACTGGATTTGGAGTAGGTCTCGTTCACTATCTAAATTTCTCATACCAAGCAGATTGTAATTGCTACTCCCGATACACGTATTTTAATGATCACTTTAAAGTTCGTAATGAAATTGATTATCACTTTACAAATCTTAACAACTTTGGCCCAGAAACAGACGACAATGATTTTGGTGGTTTAAGACTACGTAATCACAAAGGAAAAGCGAGCGTTTTAGAAATAGGTTCTCATTTAGAATATTACCCACTTAGCATAAGAGATTTTGCAGCAGGAGCTTTTAAATTTGCTCCTTATGTGAGTCTTGGTGCCCACTTTGTTTCTTATAATCCTAGTGCAACTACTGATTTGAGAGCAGATGGAAATATTTTTGGACAAGTGCTCAACCCCTACACACAAGATCCTTTTGACACGGGACCAGCTATCTTTGATGGTTTTAATGTAGGTGATGGCGAGTTTGGGACAGGAGTTGACACAAGACCTGGAACAACCTGGGCCATTGCTGGAAGTATAGGGACTCGATATAAACTAGGTGTACTAAGTGATCTTAATTTAGATTTGAGATGGCACTACTACTTTTCTAACTGGGTAGATGGACTTAACCCTGACCCAAGACCTGACAATAAGGTAAATGACTGGATTTTCTGGGTTAATGTAGGATACATCTATTACCTAGATTAA
- a CDS encoding cystathionine gamma-synthase gives MKFNTKTIHGKQHPDKAYGSVMPPIYQTSTYAQSTPGGHKGYEYSRSANPTRHALEQSLASIENGEYGIAFASGLAAIDAIVKLLKPGDEVISTSDLYGGTYRLFTKIFESFGIKFHFVGMQDVNNIETYINEKTKLIWVETPTNPMMSIIDIEAVSSISKKYKILFAVDNTFATPYLQLPLDLGADIVMHSATKYLGGHSDLVMGALVVKDKELADRLYFIQNASGAISGPQDSFLALRGIKTLHVRMQRHCENGKAVAHYLKSHPMVDKVYWPGFEDHPNHHIAKRQMKDYGAMISFTTKQDSLAGAVSFVEKLRIFTLAESLGGVESLAGHPASMTHGSIPKEEREKLGIKDSLVRLSVGIEDEEDLIADLKQALEN, from the coding sequence ATGAAATTTAATACTAAGACAATACATGGTAAACAGCATCCAGACAAGGCTTATGGATCTGTAATGCCTCCTATATATCAAACTTCTACTTATGCACAATCTACTCCAGGCGGTCATAAGGGATATGAGTATAGTCGCTCTGCAAACCCAACGCGTCACGCACTTGAGCAGTCGCTTGCGAGTATAGAGAATGGAGAATATGGAATCGCTTTTGCATCTGGACTTGCCGCAATAGATGCAATTGTGAAATTGCTCAAGCCTGGTGATGAGGTGATCTCAACGAGTGACCTGTATGGTGGTACATATAGGTTATTTACTAAGATATTTGAAAGTTTTGGTATTAAGTTTCACTTTGTAGGGATGCAAGATGTAAATAATATAGAGACATATATAAATGAAAAAACAAAGCTCATCTGGGTAGAAACGCCTACGAACCCGATGATGAGTATTATTGATATTGAGGCAGTTTCATCAATATCAAAAAAGTATAAGATCCTGTTTGCGGTAGACAATACTTTTGCAACTCCTTATTTACAACTACCCCTTGATTTAGGTGCAGATATTGTGATGCATAGTGCTACAAAGTATTTAGGGGGTCATAGCGATCTGGTTATGGGTGCTCTTGTTGTAAAAGATAAGGAGCTAGCAGATAGATTATACTTTATACAAAATGCAAGTGGGGCCATAAGTGGACCTCAAGATAGTTTTCTAGCATTGCGCGGTATAAAAACTTTACATGTGCGCATGCAACGACATTGTGAAAATGGCAAGGCTGTTGCTCATTACCTTAAATCACATCCTATGGTTGATAAGGTATACTGGCCTGGGTTTGAAGATCATCCTAATCATCATATTGCCAAAAGACAGATGAAGGATTACGGAGCGATGATATCATTTACTACTAAGCAAGATTCGCTAGCTGGAGCCGTAAGCTTTGTAGAAAAGCTACGCATTTTCACGCTCGCCGAAAGTCTAGGAGGTGTCGAGTCGCTTGCAGGTCATCCAGCATCAATGACGCATGGTTCTATCCCAAAAGAAGAACGAGAAAAACTTGGAATTAAAGATTCTTTAGTGAGGCTAAGCGTAGGTATTGAAGATGAAGAAGATCTCATAGCAGATCTTAAACAGGCACTAGAAAACTAA
- a CDS encoding DinB family protein, protein MEYTFDICLKNRHLLERFIKSHTLEELNKIPNGFNNNIIWNIGHSIATQQLLTYGLSGLTPAVSMEFINSYKKGTKPERDVTQEEVGLIHEMLFDTLKTLQRDYEAGIFKDFKEYTLSTTGGTLSKVEHGLDFNNFHEGLHLGCIIQLSKLIKG, encoded by the coding sequence ATGGAATACACCTTTGATATTTGTCTAAAAAACCGTCACCTTCTAGAGCGTTTTATTAAGAGTCACACACTTGAAGAACTCAATAAAATACCAAATGGCTTCAATAATAATATTATCTGGAATATAGGTCATAGCATCGCAACACAACAACTTCTTACTTATGGACTTTCTGGTCTCACGCCAGCTGTATCTATGGAGTTTATTAATAGTTATAAAAAAGGTACAAAGCCAGAAAGAGATGTAACCCAGGAGGAAGTAGGTCTCATACACGAGATGCTTTTTGATACTCTTAAGACACTTCAAAGAGATTATGAGGCGGGTATTTTTAAAGACTTTAAAGAATATACGCTTTCTACCACGGGCGGAACATTGTCAAAAGTAGAGCATGGACTTGATTTTAATAATTTTCACGAAGGATTACACCTAGGCTGTATTATCCAACTATCAAAACTCATTAAAGGTTAA
- a CDS encoding arsenate reductase family protein, with translation MKKIYHLSTCNTCQRIISEINPSDDVIMQDIKSEPMTLSQVEEMKEMEGSYEALFSKRAQLYRKRGLNEQTLSEDDYKNLILEHYTFLKRPVMIVNDAIFVGNSKKVVAAAVEAFAK, from the coding sequence TTGAAAAAAATCTACCACCTCTCTACCTGTAATACTTGCCAGCGCATTATTTCTGAAATTAACCCTAGTGATGATGTCATTATGCAAGACATTAAATCTGAGCCTATGACGTTATCTCAAGTAGAAGAGATGAAAGAAATGGAAGGGTCTTATGAAGCTCTTTTTAGCAAGCGAGCACAATTATATCGTAAACGCGGTCTTAATGAACAGACACTATCTGAAGATGATTATAAAAATCTTATTCTAGAGCACTACACATTTTTAAAACGACCTGTTATGATAGTGAATGACGCAATATTTGTGGGAAACAGTAAAAAAGTAGTGGCTGCTGCTGTTGAAGCATTTGCAAAATAA
- a CDS encoding DMT family transporter: MSKRHLAFLAAFGASFIYGINHTLAKDLMPTYIEAYGFIMLRVLGAAVLFWITSLFFPSEKIECKDWWRMLLCALFGMTINMLMFFKGLQLSTPINSSVVITLSPVILLVLSAIFLKEKITWLKGSGIAIGLVGALVLILFGAKTQENAPNITLGNMLFMINATAYSVYLILVKPLTAKYSSITLMKWFFLIAVFTNAPIGLPQFLEVSWSTLPPNVIGVMAFVVVGTTYLTYLFNVFALKQLKPSTIGAFIYLQPLIATIVAIILGADTLTTIRIVAAALIFLGVYLSTKRKKAIA, translated from the coding sequence ATGAGTAAGCGTCATCTCGCCTTTCTTGCAGCCTTTGGCGCTAGTTTTATTTACGGTATTAATCACACGCTAGCAAAGGATTTGATGCCCACCTACATCGAGGCGTATGGATTTATTATGCTTAGGGTACTAGGAGCAGCGGTTCTATTCTGGATTACTAGTTTGTTTTTTCCCTCAGAAAAGATAGAATGTAAAGACTGGTGGCGTATGCTACTTTGCGCACTCTTTGGGATGACCATAAACATGCTCATGTTTTTTAAAGGGCTGCAATTATCTACTCCCATAAATAGCAGTGTGGTGATCACACTATCTCCCGTGATATTGCTTGTACTTTCTGCTATATTCTTAAAGGAAAAGATCACTTGGCTTAAAGGTTCTGGTATTGCTATAGGTCTAGTGGGTGCACTAGTTTTGATCCTCTTTGGCGCAAAAACACAAGAAAATGCCCCTAACATTACGCTAGGTAACATGCTCTTTATGATTAATGCTACCGCATACTCTGTCTATTTAATTCTTGTAAAACCACTCACTGCAAAATATTCGTCTATTACTTTAATGAAATGGTTTTTCCTTATTGCGGTATTTACAAACGCCCCTATCGGGCTTCCTCAATTTCTGGAAGTATCATGGAGTACTTTACCTCCTAATGTCATAGGAGTTATGGCTTTTGTGGTAGTAGGGACGACCTATCTTACCTATCTCTTTAATGTATTTGCTTTAAAACAGCTTAAACCATCAACCATAGGCGCATTTATATACCTGCAACCTCTTATTGCAACCATAGTAGCTATTATCTTGGGTGCAGATACGCTTACTACTATTAGGATTGTTGCTGCTGCACTTATTTTCTTAGGTGTATATTTAAGTACTAAACGAAAAAAAGCAATTGCCTAA
- a CDS encoding peptidogalycan biosysnthesis protein, producing MPKITTQEYFTINDIPDTTFRELGCDQIFYFSKLFLASFEEANSTIDYRYLVFRSKEQPIAIAILQRVRVSLEGAPSNLPYYQKLAKSVQCYLSNKKTHILVCGNVFLSGEYGIWVKQGIDRRRIYDMLSRKLKKLQKLTKSSVCFLKDFNAAQDTAASVVEKQHFQSFAVEPNMHVHVTRKDFEEYKSSLKSKYRIKVNKADSSSNALVQNSLTANEIRTHKEKLKSLYLDVAEKALFNTAFIDIETYALLKERFPENVIISTYSKKDEIVGFSTAFLHNEQLSAHYVGLDYTTNKTDAIYPRMLNDYIRLGLLLGVKDINLGRTASEIKSTLGATPEHLRCYIKHRRTVANMFFKPFIRQIKMTEYKQHNPFKI from the coding sequence TTGCCTAAAATCACCACTCAAGAGTATTTTACTATAAACGACATCCCTGACACGACCTTCAGAGAGTTAGGTTGTGATCAAATCTTTTACTTTTCAAAACTATTTTTGGCTTCCTTTGAAGAGGCAAATAGCACGATAGATTATCGATATTTGGTTTTCAGGAGTAAAGAGCAACCTATAGCTATTGCTATTCTCCAGCGGGTACGTGTCTCTCTTGAAGGCGCACCGAGCAATCTTCCATATTATCAAAAGCTAGCCAAATCTGTACAATGCTACCTAAGCAATAAAAAAACGCATATTCTAGTTTGCGGGAACGTGTTCTTAAGCGGGGAGTATGGGATATGGGTTAAACAAGGAATAGATAGAAGACGTATTTATGATATGCTTTCGCGAAAGCTTAAAAAATTGCAAAAATTAACTAAGTCAAGTGTTTGTTTTTTAAAAGACTTTAATGCCGCACAAGACACCGCTGCAAGTGTAGTAGAAAAACAGCACTTTCAATCATTTGCCGTCGAACCTAACATGCACGTACATGTTACTCGGAAAGATTTTGAGGAATATAAAAGCTCTTTGAAATCAAAATACCGTATAAAAGTTAATAAGGCAGACTCGTCTAGTAACGCTCTTGTACAAAATTCACTTACCGCAAACGAAATAAGAACTCATAAAGAAAAACTTAAATCCTTATATCTAGATGTTGCAGAGAAAGCCTTGTTTAACACTGCTTTTATTGACATTGAAACCTACGCATTACTTAAAGAGCGGTTTCCCGAAAATGTAATCATTAGCACCTATAGTAAGAAAGATGAAATAGTAGGATTCTCAACCGCTTTTTTACATAACGAACAGCTCAGTGCTCATTATGTGGGGCTTGATTATACCACAAATAAAACAGATGCCATCTACCCAAGAATGTTAAACGATTATATTCGATTAGGTCTTTTACTAGGGGTGAAAGACATTAACTTAGGCAGAACTGCATCTGAAATTAAAAGTACTCTAGGAGCAACGCCAGAGCACTTAAGATGTTATATAAAACACCGTCGTACTGTGGCAAATATGTTTTTTAAACCATTTATACGCCAGATTAAAATGACGGAATATAAACAACATAACCCATTTAAAATTTAA
- a CDS encoding nuclear transport factor 2 family protein: MKTNEIANNLVSWCNEGNYERCYKELYSPNIVSLEPAWAENARAEGMQEVAKKGEWWENTFEVHSSKASEPTVADNWFSVRFDMDTTHKPSQQRSQTSELAVYQVKDGKIVQEQFFYDMPGQ, from the coding sequence ATGAAAACTAATGAAATTGCAAATAATTTAGTGAGCTGGTGTAATGAAGGTAATTATGAGCGTTGCTATAAGGAATTATACAGCCCTAATATTGTAAGCTTAGAACCCGCTTGGGCAGAAAACGCGCGTGCAGAAGGAATGCAAGAAGTTGCAAAGAAAGGAGAATGGTGGGAAAATACTTTTGAAGTACACAGCAGTAAAGCAAGCGAGCCTACAGTAGCAGATAATTGGTTTTCTGTGCGCTTTGATATGGACACTACACATAAACCTAGTCAGCAGCGTTCACAAACATCTGAGCTTGCCGTATATCAAGTAAAAGATGGAAAAATTGTACAAGAGCAGTTTTTCTATGATATGCCTGGACAATAA